One Uloborus diversus isolate 005 chromosome 7, Udiv.v.3.1, whole genome shotgun sequence genomic window, AGTTGAGCTTATGGAAGATGattgttctttttaaaatgaagagAAATCTCAAATATCAATCAGTCCAGTAAAGGAACCCAATCAATCCATTGAATTATGACAGGCTGAAAAGAAATATcttacagaaccaagcaaaaaaggttaacattgattccatgtactattttttcagattttaaatttgaagtttgaatagTAAAtctaataaaattcttgtcacctgaggggtcagctgaccctttgaccctcccctgaatccgcccttgtttTCTTGTAATACATGCACAAGATATTCAGCTACCTTTTATGCTTTTAATCATTAGGCTTTTGAAGCTTTTAGGAGAAAGAAGGCTAAAAATGAATAATACGGACTAGATTTTGagctacactaaaaaaaaaaaaaaacagctaacaTGGTAACCACAAGTAATCATATCGTTGATCTTCATGTTAGTTGTCATGAGCACTCataagtttctgaattttttcttgGCAGCAGTGTAGTTACAATGAAAGGTTGAATCGAGTGTGTTAGAATGTTCTTTTTGTTGTATTTTGGAACAGGTCtctttttgctcaatttttactTGTACATACATTCTAATGTTCAAATAAAGTTGTAACTTGTAATAGAATGTTGAATTgtcattttttaaactgaactCAAATTGCTCTTCcaattaaataagttatttgtTAGAGAGTTGAACATTAGTGCTGATTTTCATAAGTAAAAACTGCATGTTAACAACctgaatattaaaatttattcattaatttggaaaTAGTACTAAATGTTTTAAACACAATTACCAtaacagaaaattttattcatgAAGCCCAGCATGTCGCACTCTCAAAACTACAGGCACAGATGTACAAGGAAGAACACCTTTCTCTGTTATCACCATAGATATCAAGTCAGGTGGTGTGACATCATATCGTAAATTTAGCACCTGCAATGAGGGTAAATCCTTCCAATTTAGCAGATTATTGTTTGGTACAAGATGAGAGTTGACTAGCTCCTCAGGTTCTCCAAGCTCATTATGAACAAAAGAATCTGTAAGAACACGTTCACAGAATTTGTACGTTTCACAGCAAACCAGTACGGGAACACTATAAGAAGACGCTACTAGCGCTACTTGCTTACAACCCAGTCGAGACATAACACAACCATTAGAAAGAAGAGCATGTGCTCCAATGATGACTTTGGACACTTCTTTCATCACATAAGAAAGGGCGGTTATTGAAACATAGGAGCAATGCAAGCCTCTCCTAACCAGACGCCGGAGCATTTCCAAACCTTCCATTTTAGGCCTTGAATCAACAACTATAACTTGGAACTTTTTGTCTTGGTCATAAGCCTTGCATAGCACATCCTTGACCAGAGAAGAATACGAGAACACCAAAATAATATCGCCATTAACAATTTTAGCAGATGCTGAATTGCCTATTGCTTCTTTAGCTAATAAAATCTCATCATTGacaaagttgtaaataaaactattcagattttctttaattttacattCATCCGATTCTTTTGGTACATGATTTATTTGATGTTTCAAGAATTTAACTGCATTTATCATACTGACAGATAATGGTCTACAATTGTTGAGAAAGTTTAAGTAGGTTTGCAGTTTCGATTCCAAGTCACGAGAAAAATCTTTACCAGAGAGCGCGGTGTAGCCATTTATAACTTTACTAAAAGCAGCAAGTAGGGCTATACAACGGGCATTTGATCCACAAATAGTGCCTTTTGAGTATTGATAACCAACTTCTAAAATAGCAGGGTGAATTTTAGAATTTACATCACTGAGATTTTTAAATGACTTACATTGTGGGAGATGAGAAAAGAGACGCACTTTGCGTATAACATCTTTTTCAACCAAACACTTTGCTGTTTCATTTTCTGTTTCAGTTTTAGAAACTGATACATTATTTGCTGAGGAATCTATagcttcttttaaatttttagcttcAGGAATAGTTGGTGCTTTTTGTGATTCCTTATCAGTATTCTTAACTATCTTAGCAGCTCTTTGAGCTTCTTGTTTGGCACGTCTTTCAGCTTTTAATTGGGCCTTTGTCTTACCTTCTTCTGAAATATTTTCCGAATTTACAACATTAGATGAAGTAGCAGTTTGAAATTCATTGGAATTCAAGTGAGTTTTATCTTCTGAAACATCTTCCTTCAGTGAATTTAATTCGCTGTCTAAAGGTGTTTGTTGAATTTTACCAGAATCATTTGGTACTGGAAATATACGAACAGTATTACTCAATTGCATTTCAGACACCACGGCAGAAGGATTTTCTTTAACagtattatttattgatttttcactCAGACTATTGACTCCATTTTGATGAACTTGGCCTTTATCTGTTGCAGAGCTATTATTAGCTCTGTTAccatttgaaaaactttcatggCTAACAACAAGAACAAGTGAATCACCACTTGCAGGCAGCTTTACATAGGTTGGTGAAGTATATGAATTATCTTCAGTAACACTGTCTTTTGTTTCTGTTGGTGCTTTGGTCTCtgattgtttcttcttttttttctttttcttctttttagcaGTATTGACAGAtgcattttcttcattattttttggTTCAGGTACAGAACCACAATCTGCTTTTTTAACCTTTGGCAGCTCATTCTCTTTTGATTCAGTAAGCTTTGAAACAGTAACACTAATTTCAGGGTGGTTAACTAATTCAATACGATTTTCATTGAAACTTAATAAATTGGCAGACTCCTTTTCTTTTGGAATTTCCTCAGAAACTTgtttggacttttttttctttttcttttttgaagatgttGAAGCAGGTACATCACTTTTCACCTCACATTTTGTCATGGTGACCTCGACGTCTTTAAACATGGCAGACATACCAACCTTCAGGGGCAAAATATCCGTAATACTAGGATTATCTTTTGAAACTTTATCTTCTTTAATactattattagtttttaaaggAGCCGAAATATCTGAAGATGCATTTGGGTTTCCTGCaggcttcttcttcttctttttattctttttcacagaTTGAGAGTCTGCCATTTCTCGCTGCTCCTGCactaaaaagtaaatataatttaaaaaaaaaaacattataaaaatatgGTGCACAAAGAATTGATTAGAAAGTTTCGAATGTTTTAATGGTGAACTGCTAAAACTTGCAAAGCGAAATTTTATTGGCAGCCAAagcaacatttgaaaaaaaaattggattttaccAACTTgattattaggactcgaccgatgcatcggcgccgatggttcaacaatttagccatcagcatcagcggccgatgctaacttgcaggaaacatcggcccatcggccttaaaaaacatcgaaaagccgatggaactggccgatgtttttgaaaaaaaaaaaatagacctctgttgttttagtttttaatataaagtaaagggagttattgttttcatataaaattgttcaCATAAATTTCAGCAtgcatttctattttagtcacccctgaaagagtttttaatactgcaatcaggtaccaaacaagttaatttttgcgttgtttcttgctgctggatgtacgtatgtatctctcatatgtcataactcaaaaatggtaagctgtagaaggcta contains:
- the LOC129225763 gene encoding translation initiation factor eIF-2B subunit delta-like, with product MADSQSVKKNKKKKKKPAGNPNASSDISAPLKTNNSIKEDKVSKDNPSITDILPLKVGMSAMFKDVEVTMTKCEVKSDVPASTSSKKKKKKKSKQVSEEIPKEKESANLLSFNENRIELVNHPEISVTVSKLTESKENELPKVKKADCGSVPEPKNNEENASVNTAKKKKKKKKKKQSETKAPTETKDSVTEDNSYTSPTYVKLPASGDSLVLVVSHESFSNGNRANNSSATDKGQVHQNGVNSLSEKSINNTVKENPSAVVSEMQLSNTVRIFPVPNDSGKIQQTPLDSELNSLKEDVSEDKTHLNSNEFQTATSSNVVNSENISEEGKTKAQLKAERRAKQEAQRAAKIVKNTDKESQKAPTIPEAKNLKEAIDSSANNVSVSKTETENETAKCLVEKDVIRKVRLFSHLPQCKSFKNLSDVNSKIHPAILEVGYQYSKGTICGSNARCIALLAAFSKVINGYTALSGKDFSRDLESKLQTYLNFLNNCRPLSVSMINAVKFLKHQINHVPKESDECKIKENLNSFIYNFVNDEILLAKEAIGNSASAKIVNGDIILVFSYSSLVKDVLCKAYDQDKKFQVIVVDSRPKMEGLEMLRRLVRRGLHCSYVSITALSYVMKEVSKVIIGAHALLSNGCVMSRLGCKQVALVASSYSVPVLVCCETYKFCERVLTDSFVHNELGEPEELVNSHLVPNNNLLNWKDLPSLQVLNLRYDVTPPDLISMVITEKGVLPCTSVPVVLRVRHAGLHE